From Camelina sativa cultivar DH55 chromosome 7, Cs, whole genome shotgun sequence, one genomic window encodes:
- the LOC104704931 gene encoding probable methyltransferase PMT10 — translation MKLTDVGFDVVKTPRLVKLIAFAFLSISTIFLFNHFSDSFSYPSLRFPVSSSNVTTEAIQTSDTETAAAPPLPSPPPPRPRLKISPPPLPPTVVRTGIVDENGAMSDSFEIGGFDPDSVDELKSATGDKETSVDNDSEVGFRIGKFSFCEKTKTDHIPCLDNEEEIKRLNSSDRGENYERHCPKQSLDCLIPPPNGYKKPIPWPQSRDKIWFNNVPHTRLVEDKGGQNWIRREKDKFVFPGGGTQFIHGADQYLDQISQMIPGITFGIRTRVALDIGCGVASFGAFLMQRNTTTLSVAPKDVHENQIQFALERGVPAMVAVFATRRLLYPSQSFEMIHCSRCRINWTRDDGILLLEVNRMLRAGGYFVWAAQPVYKHEDNLQEQWKEMLDLTNRICWELIKKEGYIAVWRKPLNNSCYVNREAGTKPPLCRPDDDPDDVWYVNMKPCITRLPDNGYGANVSTWPARLHDPPERLQSIQMDAYISRKEIMKAESRFWLEVVESYVRVFRWKEFKLRNVLDMKAGFGGFAAALNDLGLDCWVMNVVPVSGFNTLPVIYDRGLVGTMHDWCEPFDTYPRTYDLIHAAFLFSVEKKRCNITNIMLEMDRMLRPEGRVYIRDSLSLMDQLQQVAKAIGWTAGVHDTX, via the exons ATGAAACTCACCGACGTTGGATTCGACGTAGTGAAGACACCGAGACTAGTCAAATTGATCGCGTTCGCGTTTCTCTCGATCTCAACAATTTTCTTATTCAACCACTTCTCAGATTCCTTCTCTTATCCATCTCTTCGTTTCCCCGTCTCTTCCTCAAACGTCACCACCGAAGCTATTCAAACCTCCGATACGGAAACAGCAGCAGCACCACCACTAccgtctcctccaccaccgcgTCCGCGTCTCAAGATTTCGCCTCCTCCGCTCCCACCGACAGTGGTGCGAACTGGAATCGTCGACGAGAATGGCGCCATGTCTGATTCCTTCGAGATCGGCGGATTCGATCCCGATTCCGTCGACGAGCTTAAATCAGCCACCGGGGATAAAGAAACGTCGGTAGATAATGATTCAGAAGTCGGATTCCGGATTGGGAAATTCAGTTTTTGTGAGAAGACGAAGACGGATCACATTCCTTGCTTAGACaacgaagaagagatcaagagatTGAACAGTAGCGATCGAGGAGAGAATTACGAGAGACATTGTCCTAAACAGAGCCTCGATTGCTTGATTCCTCCTCCAAATGGTTATAAGAAACCAATCCCATGGCCACAAAGCAGAGACAAG ATATGGTTCAATAATGTGCCTCATACACGCTTAGTGGAAGATAAAGGTGGTCAAAATTGGAttagaagagagaaagacaagTTTGTTTTCCCTGGTGGTGGAACTCAGTTCATCCATGGAGCTGATCAGTATTTAGACCAGATCTCCcag ATGATTCCAGGTATTACGTTTGGAATACGCACTCGTGTTGCCTTAGATATTGGCTGCGGTGTAGCGAGCTTTGGTGCGTTTTTGATGCAGCGTAACACTACAACCTTGTCTGTAGCACCAAAAGATGTCCATGAGAATCAGATACAGTTCGCATTGGAGCGCGGCGTGCCTGCAATGGTTGCTGTCTTTGCTACACGGAGATTGTTGTATCCAAGCCAATCTTTTGAGATGATTCATTGTTCCAGATGCAGAATTAATTGGACCCGCGATG ATGGGATACTTCTTCTTGAAGTTAATAGAATGCTTAGAGCAGGAGGGTACTTTGTTTGGGCTGCGCAACCCGTTTACAAACATGAGGATAACTTGCAAGAGCAGTGGAAAG AAATGTTAGACCTTACGAACCGAATCTGTTGGGAGCTTATCAAGAAAGAGGGATATATTGCTGTGTGGAGGAAGCCTCTGAACAACAGCTGCTATGTCAATCGTGAAGCTGGAACAAAGCCTCCTTTGTGCAGACCTGATGATGATCCTGACGATGTTTG GTATGTGAATATGAAACCATGCATCACCCGGTTACCTGATAATGGTTATGGGGCTAATGTCTCCACATGGCCTGCACGTCTTCATGATCCGCCAGAGAGGCTACAGAGCATTCAAATGGATGCCTATATATCCCGAAAGGAAATTATGAAGGCAGAGTCTAGATTTTGGTTAGAGGTAGTAGAGAGTTATGTGCGGGTTTTCCGATGGAAGGAGTTCAAGCTGAGGAATGTTCTGGACATGAAAGCTGGTTTTGGAGG GTTTGCGGCAGCATTAAACGATCTTGGACTTGACTGTTGGGTAATGAACGTTGTTCCTGTTAGTGGATTCAACACCTTGCCAGTTATTTATGACCGTGGGCTTGTTGGAACTATGCATGACTG GTGTGAGCCATTTGACACGTACCCAAGAACCTATGACCTGATACATGCTGCATTTCTCTTCTCTGTTGAGAAGAAGAG GTGCAACATTACAAACATTATGTTGGAAATGGACCGGATGCTGAGACCGGAAGGACGGGTATACATAAGGGATTCACTGTCTTTGATGGATCAACTTCAACAAGTGGCTAAAGCCATCGGTTGGACAGCTGGGGTTCATGATACCGNa